The segment aaaagatataatgaaatatttgcagaaatgtgaggggtgtactcactttcgtgatacactgtacatgcttacttatacacacattcacacaaatacacacacactcatacacaacacacaaatacacacacttacacacatacacacaaaaatacacacacatacatgcttacttatacacacattcactcaaatacacacacactcatacacaacacacaaatacacacacttacacacatacacacaaaaatacacacacatacatgcttacttatacacacattcacacaaatacacacacactcatacacaacacacaaatacacacacttacacacatacacacaaaaatacacacacatacatgcttacttatacacacattcacacaaatacacacacactcatacacaacacacaaatacacacacttacacacatacacacaaaaatacacacacatacatgcttacttatacacacattcacacaaatacacacacactcatacacaacacacaaatacacacacttacacacatacacacaaaaatacacacacatacatgcttacttatacacacattcacacaaatacacacacactcatacacaacacacaaatacacacacttacacacatacacacaaaaatacacacacatacatgcttacttatacacacattcacacaaatacacacacactcatacacaacacacaaatacacacacttacacacatacacacaaaaatacacacacatacacgcttacttatacacacattcactcaaatacacacacactcatacacaacacacaaatacacacacttacacacatacatacaaaaatacacacacatacatgcttacttatacacacattcactcaaatacacacacactcatacacaacacacaaatacacacacttacacacatacatacaaaaatacacacacatacagtacatgcttacttatacacacattcacacaaatacatacacagtcatatgcagcacacacacatacacattcatacattcacacatacactcacacttaatcacacacacatacacacacaaaaacacacgcttacctatacacacatttacacaaatacacgcacacacactcatacgcaCACGtacacatactcactcacttacacacacactcacacacagaacaatacacacttatacacacattcacataaatacacacactcatacgcaGCACACACATTAAATCatgcaaacactcacacacacaaaatacacacacacatacacacttacttaTACATTCACACGAatacacatacgcacacacatacacactcaaacgcaacacacacaaatacatgctCATACattcacacagatacacacacacttaatcacgaacacatactcacacacactcatatcgcttactttatacacacattcacacaaatacacatacacactcatacattcatacaaatatacacacacttaatcacacacttacacatccaTACACttactttatacacacattcacacaaatacacatacacactcatacattcatacaaatatacacacacttaatcacacacatccatacacttacttatacacacattcacacaaatacacacactcatacgcaacacacacactaaatcatgcaaacacacacacacacaaaatacacccTCATACACGCTTACttatacacaaatacatgctcatacattcacacaaatacacacacacacttaatcacacacacataattacacacataaaaatacacacacttactaatacacacattcacacaaatacacatacacactcatatgcaacacacattcacacaaatacacacacacacacacacacacactgagtgtaTCTGATTTTTTCTTTCCTTGCAGTCTGATTAATGTAGAAACCACCAAGACTTCAGATTCCAAACCTAATCAGGACGAAGCTACAGAGAAGAAAGATCAGGATCAGGATGATGGTAACCACACCTCACACCAACATCATCGTTCTTGTCATTTAGAGCCAGAATAAATACTGTGCTGtgtaaaagtatttgcccccgtGCTGATCGCCTCGTTTATTGTGTATTTGTCACAGGTTTCCGACTTTTTTCGACATCTCTTCCTGGAAACTGGCAGGAGGTGCCAGATCCGCCTCCGCCCCCCAAGCGCAGACCTGTGCCCAGCTCCAGGTAATGGTGCtaaattaaaatagagtgacctctgtgtgatcctttcagctagaacaacagtaaTTTAATCAGTAAAGAATCAGGCTTCAGATCAGGAATCAGAACTCCACCAGTCTCTCAGTTTCTGTCATGTCTGTTTTTCAGTGACAGCGACGACGAGATGAAAGAGAGACTCCGAGAGGCGGCCGTTTCTCTATCAGACCTCCTTCCTCCCTCCACCCTCCCCAAAAACCAGGAGGAACGGAGAatcagtgctgagaaagatcaAGAAAGCACCGTACCcaggaaaaagaagaagaagaagaagaatcagAAAGCTGTGATAGAACAGAGACCGGAGGAGGATTCAGGTAACGAACAGAGGACAGATGATGGACGGGGTGGAGAAGAAAAgctgaagaagaaaaagaagaagaaacagAAAGAGAATTTTGTACAGACAGTCGATGAATCCAGCGCTCATGAACAGAGGACAGACAAGGAACCAAGCGGTGAGAATAATCTggtaaagaaaaagaagaagaagaaaaagatcaGACTGGATGAAGCACTGGaggactgatttttttttaatgcgtttCTGGTTTTGTTGGGCGTTCGATCTGCTtccctgttttttttaataaattttgttGTATAAAACAGCGGCCCCCAGcctttttgcaccacagaccggtttcatattacattttcggcatttagcagacgctcttatccagagtgacttacagaagtgcttccatagtagacattacattactctagtttaagtaaacaacagtccaagaacacaaatctgcttaaAACCTGATTAACcaaagtggggtttttttttcaagaaatgaataagagtgttagaAAGTATGTCAGCTTAAgtatttagtaaaaaggtgatgaaggtttttaatcgttttttaaagacagcgagagactcagatgttcggacagacagaggaagtttgttccaccatttgggtgccagtacagagaagagccttgatgctcgtcttccttgagtcctgggtggaggatcaagtcgcacgagactagtggctcggagatgcgtggtacagagcggggttttattagaccctgaaggtagcttggtgctggtccatttttggctttgtaggctttgtatctacagtgtattaGATATGATTTCACAGACAGAGGCTCCAGCACCTTTTTAAACCATCAACATTTGATCAGAACCTACAGGTCTGAAGCAGCAGCACATCAGAGTCTCTCACTGATAGTTCATTTGCttttactggtcagggtcacacttGCTACGGAGCACCAGCGCTCCCTGGACAGGCTGCTATTTGGTGCAgacaatccaccttttgcatgttttgggatCTAAGAGAAAACTAGATATCACGTACTGTGAGATATTTGCTCCTCGTGCTTCCTGTAGTTGGGTGGAATTGGGATTCTTACTGTAAAGGAATCGGACCGAGAGCACCAATCAAGCAGCCTCGGGATTGTTCATTTTTGGTTATCTGTACTGCACAGTGAAATTAAACATCAAGCGGGTGTAACAAAACATAAACAGAATCAGGATTATTTTTATAcatgatttaatttttttgtttcattatttatattttacattaattagACTTCTTTGTACAACAGCCATCAGGACTGAACTGCTCAGTGTTAGAGTTGTATCAATGATCAGatctacatttattaatttctaGTGAACAGTACATCATTTTCAGACTTTCATTTTTTTGGGAGGTGCCAGAGGTCCCAACCATAAGaaccagccaatcagcgagcaaGAAAAACTAAACAATGCACCTATCAGGCTGCACACAGAGCCTAAAAATCTTCCTGTCTGCTGAATACTGGCTAAATATGACCAGACTGTATGGTAAATGGTATgtggtttgagacacagccttCTATCTTACCAGCTGAAGCAGCGCCCTTGCCCTGCTCTGCTCCTTGTGCAGCCTGATACAGCCAATATCTAAATATTTTATACTGAACTATTACATGCACCCTGTAATAAACGTCATACTTTTAactttgtattattttgtacAGCGAAGTAGTGACATGTGACCCTTCATGGTCTACTGATGGTGTAGCGTGCACCATCCTGTGATCATCCGATGCGTTTGTCCACTGTTGTCCAGTGTAAATTCTGTTTTTTATCAGGCAGCAGATAGCAAAGCTAAACGTTCATTAATGTTAAAGTCCACCAGTGGTTTTCTCCATACATGCTTTAGCAACAGTGACTAGGAGTTCCCCCCTATTACTGAGGCACTAATGGTATGTCCCATTATATCCAGTAGTGTTACTGAGCAGTAGAAACCATCTGTGTAGGAATGTAGGGGCCGATGTCTCCTGGTGATGAGACGAGCAGGTGAGAGGTGTGAGATTCGCTGGACTGGGATTGAGGATACAGGTCCAAACTACCCGAGGACCCTGAGGACCACAGAAAAGAGAGGGGGAAGAATGACATAATCATACAACATAGGCACACACTAGTCCCTTTTTCACATGCAGTATGGGGTCTGTGTTATGGTGTTGCAGTCCAGAGCCAAAATGCACATCAAAAGGTAATCTACAGGGTCAAGATTTATGACCACACTTCCAAAAAAGTCGGGACAGTAGATTAAATGCTACTAAACACAAAAAGCAGTGAGCAAGTGAGCAACGAAAGCATTTTGGAGCAACGTATTCTGCAATCTAGATTAGACCCTTTTTTTTCAGGGTCATCGCTGCGCCTTCTGGCAATTCAAAGCCATCTCAGAGCGTCTAGACGTCATGTTTTTTTGGCTAAAGTGAAAAAGGACCAATCAGATTGGGTTCTAATgccaaaagcacaaataaattgCATATATACACAAATGCTGAGACATCTAGATCTTTCAGAGATTGTCATTTAGACAATGCCAAGACGCGCGTTTCAGCACGTTATAACAGCATTGATTCATAATAAGAGAGTGCAAGTGCTTGACTgccctgtctgcagtccagacctgtctcttATTGAAAACATGTgctagccagcagaggtcgtaattgctgcagttatgaggaatccctccaTCATTGTCCGTGTAGACGCCCAGTCAGCCATTAGCAcagctgaaattcaaacccTTGAGCTtgaaatgtcagcactggtgggctagtgtttTTTACGGCTGCACCACACGTGCATCCTGGATTTTTAAACAGTTGTGTTAGTATAGACGTTAGTAAAGACCTGGCGCTGGAGAGCAGGACTGTAGGTGGATCGATTCCTCCTGGATGGGTGGATCAGTGTGTTCCTCAGGATCTGAGCTCAGAATCTAAAACACAATACAAGAACAGTGatgatcatttattcattcatggtGGAGCTCATGGGAACATACCGCTGGAATAAATCCAGGTAAGGGCACCAGTCTCCTTGATGAGAACCTGGATGAAACCCATACAGACGTGATGCCAGACTTCTCACAGAAAGTGACTGGAGACCAGAACCCAGATGCTGCTGATATACCAGTTCGGACTCACATGTCGGACCGTGGTGAGATTAGCTAGCGTTCCTATGCTGTTGCTGTCGGTGATGACCATGGCCTGAGACAGGAGACTGGAGGATGGGTACGAGGTCAGGTCTGTTGTTCTGCtgtacactgaaacacacacacacacacacacagtgagcaaATGTACACAGTTACAGGGTCACATCCATCCAAGCAGTGGTATCCAAACTGAGGAGTACTGGGCAACACTTACTGTGGCAGGGCAGCTGTGCCATCGTTGCCATGAAGGAACTGGGACCCATGTGACCCGGCAGCTGCTGTGTGATTGTTTGCTGATTGGGGGCATGGAGCTGTTGCTGGAAGGTGATTGGCTGGAGCGTGGTAAATCCGCCCCCAACGTTGTTGATAAGGGGAACCGTCTGTGGCTGAGCGGATGTAAGACCTACAGAACAAAGATACTACTCATTATCTAAAATATGTGAACATGTCTAGAGTCCAAATGCCTGTCCTTGCTTTAGTGGTTCTAGCCTTCAGATTGGACCTCAGTCCAGTAAAAATGTAACCCCAAACAGAAATAATGCCacataaaagtagaaagaaaagtagaaacaaaaaacaagCTTTTTCTCCAACAATCACAAAAGACCCATGATATCCTGGTTACTTAAGCAATGCACATTGTTATATAAACAAATGTGGAATTAATAAGTACACAGTGTGGTACCTATGAGTACAGATGAGTCTCCCAGACTCATGACGCTGGGTAATGAGGCCATGATGAGACCCTGAGGTGATCCAGAGTGTGGGTAGGATACGCCATGCAGAGAGGTGAGGGTGCTGACTGGGGGAAGAGAACCTCCTCCTGGTACCTAAAACATATATAAAGAAAGAAGCTTGTGTGATGCCACCATATAAAACGTTGCTATACGTTGAGTGTTGCTATTCAAAGCAGAAAACCCAAAATCCAGATGCACCTTAAAGGTGGATCAGGCTTTAGCGACAAGGAACCAATTCGTGAGCTGtctcagagctgagattcaaacacgAGAGCTCCAGATCTCAGCACTGttgggctagcgtgttttacccaCTGCGCTACCCGACCACCCTGCTATCCCACTACAGTCCTTCTGAATCAAAATACTGTACAATGTGAAGTCTCTTCACTCAGTGATGCGCTGAATCTCACCGTCCTGTGCTGATGTGTTTCCAGCAGCGTGTGGCTCGGCTCCAGTTGGATCGGAACCGGTCCTAAGTGACCGCCGTCGACCCTGTCTCCATTTCCACCAGCTCGAACTAACCCTACACCCTCGCACACTAAAGACGAAGTGAACTTTAAAG is part of the Trichomycterus rosablanca isolate fTriRos1 chromosome 7, fTriRos1.hap1, whole genome shotgun sequence genome and harbors:
- the c7h12orf43 gene encoding protein CUSTOS, with the protein product MSVSDSSSSEDENADRIKAAVWSFSVGSQHSHTDGAGGTNGKHSKRIKPAEQQHELDTTPEFRSHVAKKLETMLDSLINVETTKTSDSKPNQDEATEKKDQDQDDGFRLFSTSLPGNWQEVPDPPPPPKRRPVPSSSDSDDEMKERLREAAVSLSDLLPPSTLPKNQEERRISAEKDQESTVPRKKKKKKKNQKAVIEQRPEEDSGNEQRTDDGRGGEEKLKKKKKKKQKENFVQTVDESSAHEQRTDKEPSGENNLVKKKKKKKKIRLDEALED